tatttatatattatatacacacacacacatatatacacacacacacgcattctACGACGTAGGCATACCCACGTGTGTGAAGAGGCTTTCAAAAcggaagcaggaaaaatggaggTGCACCTCCAGAACCTCCATTTTCCTGCTTCTGTTTTGAAAGCCTCGTCACATACCTtgtcacaaaaaataataatttgcagaTAGATTGGTTATGTCTCTGGACATACAAATCTTATTTGATTACTTGTAATTAATAGTGCAGACAGCCTGCCTAAAAAGATctgatttgagaaaaaaatctgatttgcttgcagtctgaacatagccaTAGAATTACCAAAAATGTAATGTGCATACCAACACATCTCTTTAGGGTCTTCTTGACTGCTGGAGTTGGTGTAAGCTTCTCCTACACAAGAACAATAATGAATCATCGTCATATTgattgaaaaaaacaacatgttcctatcaacaaataaaacagttggaTCACTTATGGGAACAAGGTTAAAGACAAGTGGGATTTGAAAATTGTTACCACTGGTGTAGCCTTTTTGCCCCGTTTCAGCCCTTTTTGTTTCTTCTGAAGATGGAAAATGTACTTGTCCATGTTATtccttaaaataaacaaaaaaaatgtaactgaatTATACAAAGATGCAAATTAGACATCtgcattttgaatattttcattttcaaatgaagcAATAAGCCTGATGAGTGCACTCAGCATCCACCCACTAAATACTCCAAAAGCGTGAAAAGCTTTGGCAGTCGAGATGAAAACTTACTTATTGATGGATCCCAGCATTCCTGGGCTGATGTGCAGACACTGAGGGGTTTTGGCAGAAGTAGAGAGGCTAGAACTCGGCGTCTGAGGGTTCTGGAGCTGGCTGAAATCCTCATCCTCTCCATTTGCAGCGAACACAGGCAACTACAGAAGACAAAGGTCAAGTTAGATTTTTTATAGtataaacaagataaatgattCAAACAGGGGGCTATACCAGGCCTGTGTGTGCAATTCATATGAAATCTAGTTCAGTGTAAGTGGATCTAAATCAACCAACATATAAAAGCACCTTGATTTGCTTATTGTGCATTGGTGAGCTGGCAAACACATCATCATGGTCATCTTTAGGCATGTGGTCCAAGAAATGCCTCATCTGCTGTCTCCTTTTAAGAGTTCCAGCTTTAGCAGTTATTTCAACTATTTCCTTTCCTGTGAGCAAAAGTAAGATCATGCATTTTCAATTGTATGAATTTGCAAACAAAAACTTCCACAAAAACTGTCATAACTCATCAAATTATACAGCAAAAGATAGGTACCTGGCTCCTCAGTTGCGGCCGGTTTCTTTGATGCTTTTTTTCTGGGTCTTTTGTTGGTCTTCTGATGGGCATTATACTGTTCCTGACACTCTTGAGCCGAACGAGTTCCAACAACATATGCAACGTTTGCCCAGTAACCGCTCTTGTGCTTGGGTAAGGAGTTGACTGCCCTGTCCAAAGAGATACACAGTGATATCATGATCTGTCTACATTTCTAAATGCCATCCAATGGAATGACGTGAATTCATAAAGTCATGGccagacaaaaacattttaatattggcTTTCAAGATAGAAGCTTACTCGTGTAGTTTTTGTAGCTCTTCTTCAGTCCATTTTCCATCCAACAGCTCATCTTGTTTATTTGTattgctgttttctgtttgtggCTTTTTGCTTCTAGTGTTTGCTTTTCCCGTTTCAGATTTCTTTGATCTTCTGTTATTAGAAGCAGCATGTTGAACACTTTCCTCAACCTCTGAGTGCTCAGAATGCATGTCCTCTGAGGAAACCAGGTGTCCATTAATTTTAAGTTCAGATCTACCTTTCCTTTGTCTTGTCCTCTTCAACAATAACGTGGCCTTCTTGTCGTGTTGTTGTCTCTCTTTATATTCATCATCATCTGTGGGAAAATCAATAGAATCTCCTGCCAAAACATCATCTGAATTTCTCTGCAAGACCTTTTTTGGTCTACGTGAACCTTGTTCATTTTGTTCCTTATGACTGGTAGAGTCTTGCGGCACAGAGGTCTCAATCTTATGAGGTTTTGTTAGCTGTTTATGGTCTGTGGACCCTTTTCCTCTTTGCCTTTTTGGAGGGTCTGGagatgcaaatgagctgtttgAGTCTGTAGAATATTGGGCTCTGGAGTTTAAGCGAGAGCTTCGGCGTAAGGAACTGTTATCGAGTGGCATGGAGTGCGGTTCATCCTGAATTTGTTTTTGGGAGGTCTTTCTGTTGCGCTTTGAATCATTCTCAATGCCAGTTTCTTGTTCATCATATGACATTCCTCCATCTCCAAGTGAGAAATTAGCATTCACTGCATCAACTTTTGGCATTTCTGCCCCAGAACCCACAACGGCATCCTCTCCTCCGAACTGTTGTTTTCTCAGAGAGGCTCTTTGAGGTTGACTAGCTTTTTGTTTCACTGCATGACCCGAATTAGAGCTGGAGGCCACAACTGGGGGTCCTTTCTGAGTTCTTGTAGGTTTATTCAGTGTGGTGCTCTCTATTTGATCGCTTTGGGGTTTGGAATGCTGTTTGATCCTCCTCATTGGCACTGACAATTCATCTTCACTGCTAGATGTGTTACGCCTCCcttttgtaaaacaaatataagTGAAAATTTGCAATGAAAAACCAAATCCACTTTAAAAATACAGGCATGTTATCAATACATACCTCTTCCCCGAGTTTCAGGCCTGAGTGATTGTTGCTCTGTGATTTGTGATGTTGCCAGAGTTACTGGCTTCTTTGgctgaaaagaaaaataacatcaAACTTAAGAAATGGCCCACTTGCACCATAACAATATATAAAGTCCCTGCAAATGTCACTAGAGATCAAAAGACATTGTTTGCACTGCTGAATAAAATAAGAAGAGCACCGTAGACAGCAGTGAGGTAGAGTAGTCTTCATGGATAGTGACATTCATGTCAGAGTCCATAACAATCCTCCCTCCTTTCCAGTATTCTAATGGCGGTTTGATGAGTCTGCCACTGCGGGAAACTTTTGCACTGCCCGGCTGACTGCTGTCACAAGGTGTGATGGGAGCtgtacaacaaaaaaaaatgtgtgaccGTTTCAAACCTATGAGGATGACCAGAGATTAAACTGAATATCTGAACGCAGCTAGACATTAAATGAATCAATTAATTTGTGAACCCATTCTAAttcattcttcaaaaagaagtCACTCAAAAGAACAATACACACTCACATCAGACATGATTATATACAGGCCATTCTTTGCTCATATGACATATGATATACTCACAGGTTATAACGCCTTGAATCTTGGGATGTTTGGATGTTGAGTTTTTAGAAGCCTGTTGATTTCTTGCTTTGGGAGGTTTCACACTGCTGTTGTCCTTCTGACTTTTCTGTGTTCTAAATCAAAAACAGGTAAAACCATTTATTGAAATGTatagtttctttttttattatttgatgaTACATAACATAACACAGTTGAGCCAACATACCCCATATGACCACTCAAAAACTGATCCAGGTACTCTTTCCACATTTTTGGAAACCCAAACAGAAACTTCTTCAAAAACCATGATGGAAACGCTGTAAAggtaaaaacaaaatagttaaataaagtaGACACAATAAAAGTAAGGAAAccttatttaaaaagcatttctcTTACATGAACTGGGATGTTTGGCCATTTTCCCAATGAGGACATAGGTTCTACCAGATGAGGTCTTGAGCACATTACTCGAGACTCTTTCAATGATGAAACTGCTGTGCCACGGTATCATAGTGTCTCTGTATGTATCAAACCATATTAAAGCTACATGATTTCTGAAATTATACAGCTTATATTTGTAATAGGTTTGTAAATTTTGTATTAACAAAAAGCATAATgctgtaatataataaaatttacattaatttataatgTAGCAAACACAGACAATATGTCTATACCAAAATATACCAAAAGCAAAAcagtcaaacaaaacaaataagggggaaaaaaaaacaaagtaaaaagcAAATATCTTACATTCGAATACCATCAACCACAAGGTCTTTGTTGAGCAGTTTCAAAACCCAGTCTTTTAAATGAATCCCCCTCACCTAAAAGAAAAGGACAATGTACTAATTTAAGACTAATGCTGAAATACTGATCAccattacaaaatataaaaccatcaaatcactttttttgcatttcattttatcAACGATCTTAAAAACCACAAAGAAACAATGATAATTTCCTTAACTTACATTGGTTCCTTCATCTAGCACCATGGCCGCTTTTCTAGCTTGTTGTTTTGACTGAAACACAGACACCTGCTTTCGTGGGATCAAGACGCGGGGAGAAAGCTGCAGGAGAGGATCTTCCAGAAGATTATGAGAGGGCTGAGGAAGTCCATGGTCCACTTCTGTGCACTCCGACTGACCAAATGGACCAGACTCAGGACTACTAGACATGTCATTTTGGAGGTCTTCCTCAGTGTCTTTTTCTACAGAAATGCTCCTCTCACCAAATACAACACAACCACCTGCAAACAAATTTCAGAACAAATTATGATCAGTGTCATATTACTCTTTACATGATAGATACTTTTGCATTATTATTCAGATTACAGTAGGTCTATGTCTGTAGCCCAGGGTTCTGTAAAAACTAGAATCAGATCTATTGTCAAGTAGGTTTAAAGatgaataaacacacacatacgcatACAACTGGTCATCATAAACAAAGCCTTATTTCATTATATGTTTATGACAAAAGGAGATTCTTATCGAGACACACATCACTCCAAACTACTATAGTTTTGAGTAATGCaggataaaataaaacattatacctCTATTTCCACTTAGATAATTGATGGGTTTCTGCTGAAGCTGGGCTAATGTCTCATCAGGAACTACCTTGCCCAACAACACACAAGGCTcttgagaaaataaaaatacaacagattttataaattaaatgagtCCAACTGAATACAACTGCGCTGAAATCTCAGAGAACAGCAATTGCTAAGATATATAATCATACGTCTGTTTCTGTTATAAAGATTCTCCGGTATTTGCTTTCGCCTTGCTTTCATCTCTGAGAACATCTCCATAGGCATCTTCTCCAGTAAAACACATGGCTCTGGACACACAAATAATGAAAAGAAAAGTGAAATTAAGAGAATTAAATTACTGCAATATGTatgacatcaaaaaaaaaattgagaactGACCAATAAATGACTGTGACTCAGTATTAAAAGTTTCATTTTGTCGTCCAGGCACTTTATGAACATTGATGGAATGACTTTCTTGTGGCAAGTCTATTTCACCAGCCTGTGCATCTCCACTTGGTGACTTTGGAGGTGAGAGGGCTAACACATATGTCTCCTGGTTGGCGTTACTCTTTTGTGAGTACTGGTTCGAGGGGATACCACCACAGATCTCCTGGTTTCTTACATGATCAGAGGCTGCCCCATGCCCTGCAGAATTTTGTCTCTGAACTTTTGCCTTCATTCTCGCAAAGATCTTTGCTGGTGTCTCAGTGCACCTCTTCAGCA
This window of the Ctenopharyngodon idella isolate HZGC_01 chromosome 17, HZGC01, whole genome shotgun sequence genome carries:
- the mis18bp1 gene encoding mis18-binding protein 1, producing MYHPLKDYFIPPEVPKAGDMITPVKTIPTTAHNWAAGSGRKISNRDMLVMNSTAQSAEENSPNIHCELSSINATAEVTPQDKADLMLKRCTETPAKIFARMKAKVQRQNSAGHGAASDHVRNQEICGGIPSNQYSQKSNANQETYVLALSPPKSPSGDAQAGEIDLPQESHSINVHKVPGRQNETFNTESQSFIEPCVLLEKMPMEMFSEMKARRKQIPENLYNRNRQPCVLLGKVVPDETLAQLQQKPINYLSGNRGGCVVFGERSISVEKDTEEDLQNDMSSSPESGPFGQSECTEVDHGLPQPSHNLLEDPLLQLSPRVLIPRKQVSVFQSKQQARKAAMVLDEGTNVRGIHLKDWVLKLLNKDLVVDGIRIDTMIPWHSSFIIERVSSNVLKTSSGRTYVLIGKMAKHPSSSFPSWFLKKFLFGFPKMWKEYLDQFLSGHMGTQKSQKDNSSVKPPKARNQQASKNSTSKHPKIQGVITSPITPCDSSQPGSAKVSRSGRLIKPPLEYWKGGRIVMDSDMNVTIHEDYSTSLLSTPKKPVTLATSQITEQQSLRPETRGRGRRNTSSSEDELSVPMRRIKQHSKPQSDQIESTTLNKPTRTQKGPPVVASSSNSGHAVKQKASQPQRASLRKQQFGGEDAVVGSGAEMPKVDAVNANFSLGDGGMSYDEQETGIENDSKRNRKTSQKQIQDEPHSMPLDNSSLRRSSRLNSRAQYSTDSNSSFASPDPPKRQRGKGSTDHKQLTKPHKIETSVPQDSTSHKEQNEQGSRRPKKVLQRNSDDVLAGDSIDFPTDDDEYKERQQHDKKATLLLKRTRQRKGRSELKINGHLVSSEDMHSEHSEVEESVQHAASNNRRSKKSETGKANTRSKKPQTENSNTNKQDELLDGKWTEEELQKLHEAVNSLPKHKSGYWANVAYVVGTRSAQECQEQYNAHQKTNKRPRKKASKKPAATEEPGKEIVEITAKAGTLKRRQQMRHFLDHMPKDDHDDVFASSPMHNKQIKLPVFAANGEDEDFSQLQNPQTPSSSLSTSAKTPQCLHISPGMLGSINKNNMDKYIFHLQKKQKGLKRGKKATPVEKLTPTPAVKKTLKRCVAEDDDFVVWNMLSDKDIPSRADDSDEEDDYFMEYC